A region of Anolis sagrei isolate rAnoSag1 chromosome 2, rAnoSag1.mat, whole genome shotgun sequence DNA encodes the following proteins:
- the LOC132766779 gene encoding zinc finger protein 850-like isoform X1, whose product MENHLQPCSTSHTGEKLHKCMDCGECFMEKSSLTKHQRTHTGEKPYQCTECGKSFSQSGDLRSHQRTHTGEKPYTCSECGKSFSRSGALHRHQRTHTGEKPHQCMECGKSFSQSGSLRSHQRTHTKEKPYECMECGRSFSRKGHLTSHQRTHTGEKPHQCMECGKSYSRSGALHRHQRTHTGEKPHQCMECGKSFSQSGSLRSHQRTHTKEKPYECMECGRSFSRKGHLTSHQRTHTGEKPHQCMECGKSFSRSGALHRHQRTHTGEKPHQCMECGKSFSQRGDLHSHQRTHTKEKPYECMECGRSFGRKGHLTSHQRTHTGEKPFQCMECGKSFSQSTTLSQHIKTHTGEKPYACMECGKSFNSKAALHCHQSTHTGEKPYKCMECGKSFNQSGALRSHQRTHTKEKPYECMECGKSFSRRGHLTSHQRTHTGEKPFQCMECGKSFRHSTTLCKHISTHTGEKPYACMECGKSFSRRGHLTSHQRTHTGEKPFQCMECEKSFHDSTELRYHQRTHTGEKPYQCPECGKRFSRSGHLSSHRRSHTGDKPFQCLECGKSFSDSKILWRHKKIHTGEKPHKCLECGKSFIRSGELRSHQRTHTGEKPYQCMQCGKSFSQSTHLRSHQRTHTKEKPYECMECGKRFSRNGHLTAHQIIHTGEKSYQCMACGKSFRHSKTLTLHNRTHTGEKPYTCLECGKSFSHSTSLNFHKRTHTGEKSYPCMECGRSFSCSGELRSHERTHTGEKPHKCFECGKSFIRSGELRSHQRTHTGEKPYQCMECGKSFNQSGSLHSHHRTHTRL is encoded by the coding sequence atggaaaatcaTCTGCAGCCCTGTTCCACatcacacacaggggagaagttACATAAGTGTATGGACTGTGGGGAATGTTTCATGGAGAAAAGTTCTCTTACTAAACACCAacgaactcacacaggagagaaaccgtaTCAATGcacggaatgtggaaagagcttcagtcagagtggagatctgcgttcccaccaaaggacccacacaggagagaagccatatacaTGCAGTGAATGTGGTAAGAGCTTCAGTCGCAGTGGCGCTCTGCATcgccatcaaagaacccacacaggggagaagccacatcaatgcatggaatgtggaaagagcttcagtcagagtggcagtctgcgttcccatcaaaggacccacacaaaGGAGAAGCCATATgagtgcatggaatgtggaaggaGCTTCAGTCGGAAGGGACATCTTacttcccatcaaaggacccacacaggggagaagccacatcaatgcatggagtgtggaaagagctacaGTCGCAGTGGCGCTCTGCATcgccatcaaagaacccacacaggggagaagccacatcaatgcatggaatgtggaaagagcttcagtcagagtggcagtctgcgttcccatcaaaggacccacacaaaGGAGAAGCCATATgagtgcatggaatgtggaaggaGCTTCAGTCGGAAGGGACATCTTacttcccatcaaaggacccacacaggggagaagccacatcaatgcatggagtgtggaaagagcttcagtcgcagtGGCGCTCTGCATcgccatcaaagaacccacacaggggagaagccacatcaatgcatggaatgtggaaagagcttcagtcagcgTGGAGATctgcattcccatcaaaggacccacacaaaGGAGAAGCCATATgagtgcatggaatgtggaaggaGCTTCGGTCGGAAGGGACATCTTacttcccatcaaaggacccacacaggagagaagccatttcaatgcatggaatgtggaaagagcttcagtcagagtacAACTCTGTCTCAGCATATaaagacccacacaggggagaagccatatgcatgcatggaatgtggaaagagcttcaattCGAAAGCAGCTCTGCATTGCCATCAAAgtacccacacaggggagaagccatataaatgcatggaatgtggaaagagcttcaatcAGAGTGGAgctctgcgttcccatcaaaggacccacacaaaGGAGAAGCCATATgagtgcatggaatgtggaaagagcttcagtcggaggGGACATCTTacttcccatcaaaggacccacacaggggagaagccatttcaatgcatggaatgtggaaagagcttccgtcACAGTACAACTCTGTGTAAGCATATAAgcacccacacaggggagaagccatatgcatgcatggaatgtggaaagagcttcagtcggaggGGACATCTTacttcccatcaaaggacccacacaggggagaagccatttcaatgcatggaatgtgaaAAGAGCTTTCATGACAGTACAGAGCTGCGttaccatcaaagaacccacacaggggagaaaccataccaatgcccgGAATGTGGAAAGCGCTTTAGTCGTAGTGGACACCTTAGTTCCCATCGAAGAAGCCACACAGGGGATAAACCATTTcagtgcctggaatgtggaaagagcttcagtgacagTAAAATTCTGTGGCGCCATAAAaagatccacacaggggagaagccacataaatgccttgaatgtggaaagagcttcattagGAGTGGAGAGCTCCGTTCTCACCAAAGgacccacacgggggagaagccatatcaatgcatgcaatgtggaaagagcttcagtcagagtacACATCttcgttcccatcaaaggacccacacaaaGGAGAAGCCATATgagtgcatggaatgtggaaagagattCAGTCGGAATGGACATCTTACTGCCCATCAAAttatccacacaggggagaagtcaTATCAGTGCATGGCatgcggaaagagcttcagaCATAGTAAAACTCTGACCCTCCATAacaggacccacacaggggagaagccatatacgtgcctggaatgtggaaagagcttcagtcatagTACATCTCTGAACTTCCAtaaaaggacccacacaggggagaagtcttatccatgcatggaatgtggaaggaGCTTCAGTTGTAGTGGAGAACTGCGTTCCCATGAAAGgacccacacgggagagaagccgcataaatgctttgaatgtggaaagagcttcattagGAGTGGAGAGCTTCGTTCTcaccaaaggacccacacaggggagaagccgtatcaatgcatggaatgtggaaagagcttcaatcAGAGTGGCAGTCTGCATTCCCACCACAGGACCCACACACGGCTATAG